In the genome of Bacteroidota bacterium, one region contains:
- a CDS encoding PAS domain-containing sensor histidine kinase: protein MTTDDSKLRSVFFDYAAVPFFLYDKDFYLIDINNDGLELLQTSREQIIGKHITEVSPDIKTSQRYILYKEVIRTGKSIAVDEAIQNPGFGTLFFRIKAFKVNGGLGVTVKNITDLRNAIDELKTLIYKLSHNIRTPIANILGLFNILDKEVKDLDTAFHFFKIIKERTEFLDTIVLRLVETMSVRDGHLNIEEIDFNKTINKVLQTVSHMKGFDKIKFETIVNVKQIFYSDSLLLNFLFQNIIENGIKYKKENTNEAFIKISVTDEPTGIKIIIADNGIGITDNLQKDIFKMFFRATDKATGQGIGLYTVKQSIKKLGGYIVLDSKADIGTTFTIYVPNAKEDE, encoded by the coding sequence TTACGACAAGGACTTTTATCTCATTGACATTAACAATGACGGATTGGAACTGCTTCAGACCTCACGAGAACAAATCATCGGGAAGCATATTACTGAAGTTTCGCCCGACATAAAAACTTCACAGCGTTACATTCTCTATAAAGAAGTAATACGGACGGGAAAATCAATTGCCGTTGACGAAGCCATACAAAATCCTGGTTTCGGAACTTTATTTTTTCGCATCAAAGCATTTAAAGTAAATGGCGGATTAGGAGTGACAGTGAAAAACATCACCGATTTAAGAAACGCTATTGACGAATTGAAAACCTTAATCTATAAATTATCACACAACATTCGGACACCCATCGCAAACATACTTGGACTTTTCAACATTCTGGACAAAGAAGTAAAAGACCTTGACACTGCTTTCCATTTTTTCAAAATAATTAAAGAGCGAACCGAATTCCTTGACACAATCGTTCTCCGACTTGTTGAGACAATGAGCGTTCGGGACGGACATTTGAACATTGAAGAAATTGACTTCAATAAGACAATAAATAAAGTTCTCCAGACGGTTTCTCATATGAAAGGTTTTGACAAAATTAAGTTTGAGACAATTGTAAATGTTAAACAAATATTTTACAGCGACAGCTTATTGCTCAATTTCCTGTTCCAAAACATTATTGAGAACGGCATTAAATACAAAAAGGAAAATACGAATGAAGCATTTATTAAAATCAGCGTGACAGATGAGCCGACTGGAATTAAAATTATCATTGCCGACAATGGAATAGGCATTACAGACAATTTACAAAAAGACATTTTCAAAATGTTTTTCCGAGCGACAGACAAAGCAACGGGACAAGGCATCGGTCTTTATACAGTAAAGCAATCAATTAAAAAACTTGGCGGCTACATCGTGCTGGACAGCAAAGCAGACATCGGGACAACTTTTACTATTTATGTTCCAAATGCAAAAGAGGACGAATAA